One Maribacter sp. HTCC2170 genomic window, ATATCCCGAAATGCCACCTCAGGATTATTTGTCAGATGAGGCAAAAATGGCAGTTGCAGAATACATCTTAGCACTTAAGGAATAAACACTATTAACAATTAACAACAACTTAACTCAAACTATATGAAAAAACTGTTTCTAATTTTAGTCGCGATTGGCTTTTCAATTTCGGCTTACGCTCAACAAACCGTTTCGGGTACTGTACTCGAAGAAGGCACCGACATACCACTTCTGGGAGTTAGTGTATTGGTTAAAGGAACCAGTACGGGTGCTTCGACAGATTTTGATGGAAACTTTTCTTTTAACAGGATTGAAAGTAATGCCATATTGGTGTTTTCCTATCTTGGTTACAAAACACAAGAGATTCAGGTTGCTGGTCAATCAACAATCAATGTTTCCCTTGAAGTTGATGCCCAAGGTCTTGATGAAGTTGTGGTTACTGCGCTGAACATTCAAAGAGACAAAGAATCATTGGGCTATTCCATATCACAGGTTTCTTCGGAAGAAGTGAATGTTGCTCGTGAGAACAACGTGATGAATTCACTTTCAGGTAAAGTATCTGGTTTACAGATTACACAATCAAACACAGGTGTCGATGGATCCAGTAGAGTACTTTTAAGAGGTATAACCACAATTAGTGGTTCAAACAGACCTTTGGTAGTTGTTGATGGTATTCCTATCAGCAATGGATCAGGTGGAGCTGGCGGCGGCGGCGGTATTGACCGTGGTGATGCCTTATCAGATATAAACCCGGACGACGTTGCTTCTATCAGTGTACTTAAAGGTGCTGGTGCGGCGGCTGCATATGGTTCGTTGGGTATGAACGGGGTAATATTGGTTACTACCAAAACCGGTACAAAAAAAGACGGAATTGGAATTTCTCTGAATTCTTCATTCTCTTTTACCGATGTAGCTTTAACACCGGATTTTCAAAACGAATATGGTGCTGGTGCCTTTGGAGACTTTGCTCCGATCAACGCTGACGGTAGACCAGTTCTTGACTATCCTTTCTCATGGAGTTGGGGTCCAAAAATGGAAGGACAGGCCTACACCAATTGGTTGGGTCAACAAGATACCTACTCCCCTAACCCTAGTAAGAACACGTATAAAGATTTCTATCAAACAGGTTTTACAATGTCAAATACGGTTGCTTTTGAAGGACGATCGGACAAAGGGTCTTTTAGAGTAGCGATTACAGATGAAGATGGTCAAGGAATCGTTAGCAACAATACTTTGGCAAAACAAACTTTCAGTATTAGAGGGACAACCAAACTAAGTGATAAATTTAGTGTTGATGGTAAAATGACCTATTTGACCTCAAAGGTTCGTAATAGACCACAATTGGCAGAAGGTGCCGGAAACACAGCACTACAACTTTCCTTAATGCCCCGTGATATTCGCTTGGAAAATGTTGCCAACAATACTATAAATGCGAGTGGTGAAGAAATTAAATGGAATTTAGATAACACATTTAATAACCCATATTGGGCATTAGAGAATGCTGGCAATCTTGATGAGAAAGATCGTTTTCAAGGTTTTCTATCAGCAAATTGGGATATTGGCAGTAAGTTTAATGTTACCGCCAAGTCAGGTATGGACTATATAGTCTACGATTTCACCAATTGGGGAGCAGGTGGAGCCAAGGCCATTAGCAATGGTTTAGGTTCTTACAATCATGATAGTGGTAAAAGTAGAATATGGAATTCTGATATTCTTGCCACCTACTCCACTAACATTTCCGATTTTAAAATAACAACAAGTGTTGGTTCAACCTATAGAAATGAATTTAGTAGTTATAGAAACATTTGGGGGAATGATGAGAAGGTTGGTGATTTTTATAGAATCAGTAATTACAAAAATTCATTTAGCAATGAGGGTACTTCTAAAAAAGGAATTTATTCTTTTTATGGACTAGGCCAATTTAGCTATGGTGGTTATTTATATTTTGACGCTACCATTAGAAATGATAATTCTTCAGCTTTACCGAAAGCCAATAATTCTTATTGGTACCATTCAGAAAACATGAGTATTCTTTTCTCAAAAATGTTGGGCATCAGTCCAAATATTCTGAGTCAAGGCAAGTTGAGAGGTTCATTTGCCAAAGTAGGTAATGATACTGGACCTTATAGAACACAAGCTGTCTATAATGTGAATCAAACTGTTACACTACCTTATACTGTAGCTTCAATATCAGGAAGTCTTCCTTCCTTTGACTTGAAACCAGAAACATCGGAATCTTGGGAAGTTGGTGTTGATTTAGGTTTCCTTAATAATCGTATAACCCTTGATGCCACCTATTATGAGACTAACACGACGAATCAGATTATGGCTGTTCCTTTATCAGGAACCACAGGGTATTCTTCCAAAGTCATAAACGCGGGTAAGATTCAAAACAAAGGGTATGAAGCCCAATTGAATTTAATCCCATTCGATTCTGAAGATTTTACCTGGGATTTGGGTCTTAATTTCACCAAAAGTAATTCCAAGGTAATTTCATTGAATGAAGGATTAGAAAATATCTCACTTGGTTCTTTATGGACAGCCTCAGTAGAAGCCAGACCAGGACAAGAGTTCGGTACTATTTATGGTAACGATTTCTTAAGAGACAACTTTGGTCGAAAGATAATAGGAGATGATGGTTATGCTAAGCGAGGTGACCGTGTTGCTCTAGGAAATATTAATCCAGATTGGTACGGTGGTATCACGAGTAAATTCAGATATAAGAATTTGTCATTAAGTACATTGGTGAGTATTCAACAAGGTGGCGAATACTATTCCTATGGACGAGGATACCGTATGTTCTTTGGAACAGACGCTCGAAGCCTTGTAGGTAGAGAAACAGGAATCATCGAAGATGGTATAAATGAACATACTGGTTTTGTCAATGACATTGCAGGTAATGCCATGTTGAAGCAATTCACTGATATCTTTTCAAATCAAGTTGCTACTGATTTAATAATGGATGCTAGCAACGTAAAACTCCGAGAAGTAGCATTGACTTATGCCTTTCCACAGACCATGTTAAAAGGTACATTTATTCAATCTGCCAGCTTATCTGCCGTAGGAAGAAACTTATTCTTTATTTACAATGCAGCAGGTGATATTGATCCTGAAGCAA contains:
- a CDS encoding SusC/RagA family TonB-linked outer membrane protein encodes the protein MKKLFLILVAIGFSISAYAQQTVSGTVLEEGTDIPLLGVSVLVKGTSTGASTDFDGNFSFNRIESNAILVFSYLGYKTQEIQVAGQSTINVSLEVDAQGLDEVVVTALNIQRDKESLGYSISQVSSEEVNVARENNVMNSLSGKVSGLQITQSNTGVDGSSRVLLRGITTISGSNRPLVVVDGIPISNGSGGAGGGGGIDRGDALSDINPDDVASISVLKGAGAAAAYGSLGMNGVILVTTKTGTKKDGIGISLNSSFSFTDVALTPDFQNEYGAGAFGDFAPINADGRPVLDYPFSWSWGPKMEGQAYTNWLGQQDTYSPNPSKNTYKDFYQTGFTMSNTVAFEGRSDKGSFRVAITDEDGQGIVSNNTLAKQTFSIRGTTKLSDKFSVDGKMTYLTSKVRNRPQLAEGAGNTALQLSLMPRDIRLENVANNTINASGEEIKWNLDNTFNNPYWALENAGNLDEKDRFQGFLSANWDIGSKFNVTAKSGMDYIVYDFTNWGAGGAKAISNGLGSYNHDSGKSRIWNSDILATYSTNISDFKITTSVGSTYRNEFSSYRNIWGNDEKVGDFYRISNYKNSFSNEGTSKKGIYSFYGLGQFSYGGYLYFDATIRNDNSSALPKANNSYWYHSENMSILFSKMLGISPNILSQGKLRGSFAKVGNDTGPYRTQAVYNVNQTVTLPYTVASISGSLPSFDLKPETSESWEVGVDLGFLNNRITLDATYYETNTTNQIMAVPLSGTTGYSSKVINAGKIQNKGYEAQLNLIPFDSEDFTWDLGLNFTKSNSKVISLNEGLENISLGSLWTASVEARPGQEFGTIYGNDFLRDNFGRKIIGDDGYAKRGDRVALGNINPDWYGGITSKFRYKNLSLSTLVSIQQGGEYYSYGRGYRMFFGTDARSLVGRETGIIEDGINEHTGFVNDIAGNAMLKQFTDIFSNQVATDLIMDASNVKLREVALTYAFPQTMLKGTFIQSASLSAVGRNLFFIYNAAGDIDPEASYSSGPTSTAFEHSSLPSTRSYGVNLKINF